The Thermodesulfobacteriota bacterium genome includes the window TTTTGCCTGAAGGCTTAGGGTATCCATCTGGCGCTTTACCTCATTTGCCATATCATCAACGCGGCTTAGGTTTTCTTTGGTTGTTTTAATTCTGGTTTCAGTCTCACGCCGGCGGATTTTGTATTTCCTGATCCCTGCAACTTCCTCAATAAGGGTCCTCTTCTCCTCAGGTTTAGCTGTAATAAGCTTATCTACACTGCCCTGACCAATTATAGAATGAGTCCTAGCACCTGATCCAGTGTCAATGAATATGTCAGTTATATCTTTAAGCCTACAGGATACTCCATTTAAATAATATTCACTCTCTCCGGACCTAAAGACCCTTCTTTTAATCTCAACTTCATCAAAATTATATTTAGGTACCTGCTCTAAGGTTAAAGAAACCTCTGCCATTCCCACGGGCTTAAGCAGCTCACTGCCGTTTGATATTAGCTGCTCCATTCCTTCGGCCCTAAGCAGCCTAGGGTTTTGCTCTCCAAGTATCCATCTTATTGCATCTATCACATTTGATTTGCCGCAGCCATTTGGTCCCACTATTGCGCTTAGCTGGTTGTGAAACCGGATCTTGGTTTTATTGTAGAATGACTTAAAACCATTGATTTCAAGGGATGTAATCTTCATTTTATCAATACAGTTTGAAAAAAAGATTGACTAATATATCAATCCTAATGAAACGATCTTACTATTTCAATATGTAGATTTAATTAAATTGTACTTCGCGCTCTTTACTAACTATCCTTGATTAGGAAACAAACTACTATTTGGTACTATATCAGCTTGCCGTCTCAAGTTTTGAAGCCATTTTAGTAGTACTTCATTTCTCTCTGAAATAAGCTCAGCATCCATCAGCTCTTGTTTTTCAAGCTCAAATTCGCCTGGGTCTGCGCTTATTTTCTCTTTCAACATCAGTACGTAGTATTTGCCGTTTTGTTCATAGACTCTAGGCAGCACAGTGCCGGGTTCATCAACTTCTTCAAATATATCAGTTTTAGCTTGAGGATCGTTGATATTTATGTTCGGCATTCTCTCGATTCGTGAAAATGGGCCGGTTTCATTAAGAGTAACCCCTGCATCCTGGGCTTTATCTGATGCCGTTTCTTTTTGGCTGGATTTAAGTGTTGTTAAGGCCTTAGATGCTGTTCTTTTAGCTTGATTATTTGCCTTTTGGTCTTTTATAGCAGCAATAACTTCTGGCTTTGATTCCTCAAGCGTTTTGTCTCTGGCTTCATCAATATTGGATAATTCGATCACCCATATTGACGCCCCTACAGGTACTACTGAGAGGTTGCCTTGATTTGTCTGATAAGTTTTATTTACTACGAGAGGTGGTATGTCCCCTGTTCTTTCTGTTCTGGCAAATGGAGCACTGGTTGAAACTGCGCCAATACCATGGTCTTTGGCTAGCTGATCAATGCCCCCTTGAGTCTCTTGAGTTAACCCAAAGCCATCTAAGAACTCTGTGCGTTTTATTTCTGCTCTTTGACTTGTCAAATTTGCTTTAACATCATCTCTAGCTTCTTCGTAGGGAATCTTATTTCCTTCTTCGGATAAAAATTCCTCTGGGTAGGCATTATAGTATGCGTTTAGCTCCTCATCTGAAACCTCGACATTATTTTCAAATGTCTCAGGCTCAAACACTATATAGCGTATAGTTCTACGCTCTACGGTTTTGTAGTCTTCTTTCGTTCTATCGTAGTGTCTTTTAATTTCTTGCTCATTTGGCTCTTCGGAAGCTTCGTGGTCCTGCGCGG containing:
- a CDS encoding SurA N-terminal domain-containing protein, whose protein sequence is MDLELIRRRHKWLTLIILVFIGAVFIFGMGSFVTDFGFQSSVPTGSAVEVNGEEISMAQYSLARENLRRQFTSQGQELPASSLDILNMRALNELIDYKLLAQKAKEMGFVVTDEEFIESVHNDPTFQIDGQFVGAQRYREFIEQGLNLNLTDFEHNYKERLLARKMGRFIGQTVVVTDEKLFNKYNLENEKANVYYVEFAAQDHEASEEPNEQEIKRHYDRTKEDYKTVERRTIRYIVFEPETFENNVEVSDEELNAYYNAYPEEFLSEEGNKIPYEEARDDVKANLTSQRAEIKRTEFLDGFGLTQETQGGIDQLAKDHGIGAVSTSAPFARTERTGDIPPLVVNKTYQTNQGNLSVVPVGASIWVIELSNIDEARDKTLEESKPEVIAAIKDQKANNQAKRTASKALTTLKSSQKETASDKAQDAGVTLNETGPFSRIERMPNININDPQAKTDIFEEVDEPGTVLPRVYEQNGKYYVLMLKEKISADPGEFELEKQELMDAELISERNEVLLKWLQNLRRQADIVPNSSLFPNQG